In Oncorhynchus tshawytscha isolate Ot180627B linkage group LG06, Otsh_v2.0, whole genome shotgun sequence, the following are encoded in one genomic region:
- the LOC112252339 gene encoding metallothionein A — translation MDPCECSKTGSCNCGGSCKCSNCACTSCKKASCCDCCPSGCSKCASGCVCKGKTCDTSCCQ, via the exons ATGGATCCTTGTGAATGCTCCAAAA CTGGATCTTGCAACTGCGGTGGATCCTGCAAGTGCTCCAACTGCGCATGCACCAGTTGTAAGAAAGCAA GTTGCTGCGACTGCTGTCCCTCCGGCTGCAGCAAGTGTGCCTCAGGCTGCGTGTGCAAGGGCAAGACTTGTGATACCAGCTGTTGTCAGTGA
- the bbs2 gene encoding Bardet-Biedl syndrome 2 protein homolog isoform X1 yields the protein MLVPIFTLKLNHKINPRMVTMGKFDGIHPCLTAATQAGKVFIHNPHTRGQRQAAHRLSQSAQDSDISLLNINQAVSCLTAGTLGPNTTGDTLLVGTQTNLLAYDVHDNADIFYREVTDGANAIVLGKLGNIESPLAIIGGNCALQGFDYEGNDQFWTVTGDNVRSLVLCDFTGDGKNELLVGSEDFDIRVFKEDELVSEIAENETVTSLCHMHGSRFGYALANGTVGVYDRTARYWRIKSKNHAMSIHAFDLNADGVVELITGWSNGKIDARSDRTGEVIFKDNFSSSVAGVVEGDYRMDGQIQLICTSVEGEVRGYLPASKEMKGNLMDSSVEQDLIRELSQRRQNLLLELRNYEENAKQAVPGASERDTQMGVIPANTQLQTVLSVRAATESQRSHIELSISTPNETIIRAVLIFAEGIFEGESHVVHPSAQNLCGSICVPIIPPKDIPVDLHIKAFVGGKSSSQFHVFEITRQLPRFSMYDLNVEPEAPQPTGKVTFTINDRPQRVVMWLNQNFLLLEGIDTPDVTFTSLRGGGLLTISMLSTSGEITLNTDDIDLAGDLVQSLASFLAIEDLQAEADFPTYFGELRTTLTEVDDYHSVHQKLTAAIADHSNHIRNMLVQAEDARLMGDIRNMKKRYIELYDLNRDLINEYKIRSNNHNALLACLKSVNQAIQRAGRLRVGKPKNQVITACRDAIKNNNVNVLFKIMKAGTASS from the exons ATGTTGGTGCCTATATTCACCCTCAAGCTGAACCATAAAATCAACCCTCGCATGGTTACAATGGGCAAGTTTGATGGGATCCACCCATGCCTCACTGCAGCTACACAAGCAGGGAAG GTGTTCATCCATAACCCTCATACACGTGGCCAGCGGCAGGCAGCCCACCGTCTGAGTCAGAGTGCCCAGGATTCGGACATCTCTCTGCTCAATATCAACCAGGCTGTGAGCTGCCTGACAGCTGGCACACTAGGACCCAACACCACTGGAGACACGCTCCTCGTGGGTACCCAGACAAACCTGCTGGCTTATGACGTACACGACAATGCTGACATCTTCTACAGAGAG GTGACAGATGGGGCCAATGCCATTGTTTTAGGGAAATTGGGGAACATTGAGTCCCCCCTCGCCATCATCGGAGGAAACTGCGCTTTGCAAGGATTTGACTATGAGGGGAATGACCAGTTCTGGACG GTCACGGGGGATAATGTGCGATCATTGGTGCTCTGTGATTTTACTGGTGATGGAAAAAATGAG CTTCTTGTCGGATCAGAGGACTTTGACATTAGGGTATTCAAAGAAGACGAACTTGTGTCTGAGATTGCTGAAAATGAG ACGGTTACCTCCCTCTGTCATATGCATGGCAGCAGGTTTGGTTATGCTCTGGCCAACGGCACTGTGGGTGTATATGACCGCACTGCCCGCTACTGGAGAATCAAG TCTAAGAACCATGCAATGAGCATCCATGCATTTGACCTTAACGCTGACGGTGTTGTAGAACTCATCACAGGCTGGTCCAATGGAAAG ATTGATGCACGGAGCGATCGAACAGGTGAAGTCATCTTCAAAGACAACTTCTCGTCCTCtgtggctggagtggtggaagGGGACTATCGCATGGATGGACAGATACAGCTAATCTGTACCTCTGTGGAGGGAGAAG TGCGTGGCTACCTGCCTGCCAGTAAGGAGATGAAGGGGAATCTGATGGACTCCAGTGTGGAGCAGGATCTGATCCGAGAGCTGAGTCAGCGCAGGCAGAACCTGCTACTGGAACTACGCAACTATGAGGAGAATGCCAAG CAGGCTGTCCCAGGAGCTTCAGAACGGGACACCCAGATGGGGGTGATACCAGCCAATACCCAgctccagactgtcctctctgtcagAGCTGCCACGGAGTCCCAGAGGTCACACATAGAGCTCAGCATCTCCACGCCCAATG AGACCATAATTCGAGCCGTGCTGATTTTCGCAGAGGGAATTTTTGAGGGTGAAAGTCATGTGGTACATCCCAGTGCCCAGAATCTATGTGGTTCTATCTGTGTTCCCATCATTCCCCCCAAAGATATCCCTGTGGATCTACACATCAAAGCTTTTGTTGGCGGCAAGAGCAG CAGTCAGTTCCACGTCTTTGAGATCACACGTCAGCTGCCTCGCTTCTCCATGTATGATCTTAATGTTGAGCCTGAGGCCCCCCAACCTACTGGGAAAGTTACCTTCACCATCAACGACAGGCCACAGAGA GTGGTCATGTGGCTGAACCAGAATTTCCTTCTACTAGAGGGCATTGATACCCCAGACGTGACATTCACCTCTCTACGTGGCGGAGGACTACTCACCATCAGCATGCTAAGCACTAGTGGAGAG ATCACACTAAACACAGATGACATAGACCTGGCAGGGGATCTAGTCCAATCACTGGCCTCCTTCCTGGCCATAGAGGACCTACAGGCAGAGGCAGACTTCCCCACATACTTTGGGGAGCTGCGAACGACCCTAACTGAG GTAGATGACTATCACTCTGTCCACCAAAAGCTGACGGCGGCCATAGCAGATCATTCTAATCACATCCGTAACATGCTggtgcaggcagaggacgcacggcTCATGGGTGACAT AAGGAACATGAAGAAGCGCTACATTGAGCTCTATGACCTGAACAGAGACCTGATCAATGAGTACAAGATCCGATCCAACAATCACAATGCTCTCCTCGCTTGCCTTAAGTCTGTCAACCAGGCCATTCAGAGGGCAGGGAGACTGAGAG TGGGAAAGCCAAAGAATCAGGTTATCACAGCCTGCCGAGACGCTATCAAAAACAACAATGTCAACGTCCTGTTCAAGATCATGAAAGCAGGCACAGCCTCTTCCTGA
- the bbs2 gene encoding Bardet-Biedl syndrome 2 protein homolog isoform X2, translating into MLVPIFTLKLNHKINPRMVTMGKFDGIHPCLTAATQAGKVFIHNPHTRGQRQAAHRLSQSAQDSDISLLNINQAVSCLTAGTLGPNTTGDTLLVGTQTNLLAYDVHDNADIFYREVTDGANAIVLGKLGNIESPLAIIGGNCALQGFDYEGNDQFWTVTGDNVRSLVLCDFTGDGKNELLVGSEDFDIRVFKEDELVSEIAENETVTSLCHMHGSRFGYALANGTVGVYDRTARYWRIKSKNHAMSIHAFDLNADGVVELITGWSNGKIDARSDRTGEVIFKDNFSSSVAGVVEGDYRMDGQIQLICTSVEGEVRGYLPASKEMKGNLMDSSVEQDLIRELSQRRQNLLLELRNYEENAKQAVPGASERDTQMGVIPANTQLQTVLSVRAATESQRSHIELSISTPNETIIRAVLIFAEGIFEGESHVVHPSAQNLCGSICVPIIPPKDIPVDLHIKAFVGGKSSQFHVFEITRQLPRFSMYDLNVEPEAPQPTGKVTFTINDRPQRVVMWLNQNFLLLEGIDTPDVTFTSLRGGGLLTISMLSTSGEITLNTDDIDLAGDLVQSLASFLAIEDLQAEADFPTYFGELRTTLTEVDDYHSVHQKLTAAIADHSNHIRNMLVQAEDARLMGDIRNMKKRYIELYDLNRDLINEYKIRSNNHNALLACLKSVNQAIQRAGRLRVGKPKNQVITACRDAIKNNNVNVLFKIMKAGTASS; encoded by the exons ATGTTGGTGCCTATATTCACCCTCAAGCTGAACCATAAAATCAACCCTCGCATGGTTACAATGGGCAAGTTTGATGGGATCCACCCATGCCTCACTGCAGCTACACAAGCAGGGAAG GTGTTCATCCATAACCCTCATACACGTGGCCAGCGGCAGGCAGCCCACCGTCTGAGTCAGAGTGCCCAGGATTCGGACATCTCTCTGCTCAATATCAACCAGGCTGTGAGCTGCCTGACAGCTGGCACACTAGGACCCAACACCACTGGAGACACGCTCCTCGTGGGTACCCAGACAAACCTGCTGGCTTATGACGTACACGACAATGCTGACATCTTCTACAGAGAG GTGACAGATGGGGCCAATGCCATTGTTTTAGGGAAATTGGGGAACATTGAGTCCCCCCTCGCCATCATCGGAGGAAACTGCGCTTTGCAAGGATTTGACTATGAGGGGAATGACCAGTTCTGGACG GTCACGGGGGATAATGTGCGATCATTGGTGCTCTGTGATTTTACTGGTGATGGAAAAAATGAG CTTCTTGTCGGATCAGAGGACTTTGACATTAGGGTATTCAAAGAAGACGAACTTGTGTCTGAGATTGCTGAAAATGAG ACGGTTACCTCCCTCTGTCATATGCATGGCAGCAGGTTTGGTTATGCTCTGGCCAACGGCACTGTGGGTGTATATGACCGCACTGCCCGCTACTGGAGAATCAAG TCTAAGAACCATGCAATGAGCATCCATGCATTTGACCTTAACGCTGACGGTGTTGTAGAACTCATCACAGGCTGGTCCAATGGAAAG ATTGATGCACGGAGCGATCGAACAGGTGAAGTCATCTTCAAAGACAACTTCTCGTCCTCtgtggctggagtggtggaagGGGACTATCGCATGGATGGACAGATACAGCTAATCTGTACCTCTGTGGAGGGAGAAG TGCGTGGCTACCTGCCTGCCAGTAAGGAGATGAAGGGGAATCTGATGGACTCCAGTGTGGAGCAGGATCTGATCCGAGAGCTGAGTCAGCGCAGGCAGAACCTGCTACTGGAACTACGCAACTATGAGGAGAATGCCAAG CAGGCTGTCCCAGGAGCTTCAGAACGGGACACCCAGATGGGGGTGATACCAGCCAATACCCAgctccagactgtcctctctgtcagAGCTGCCACGGAGTCCCAGAGGTCACACATAGAGCTCAGCATCTCCACGCCCAATG AGACCATAATTCGAGCCGTGCTGATTTTCGCAGAGGGAATTTTTGAGGGTGAAAGTCATGTGGTACATCCCAGTGCCCAGAATCTATGTGGTTCTATCTGTGTTCCCATCATTCCCCCCAAAGATATCCCTGTGGATCTACACATCAAAGCTTTTGTTGGCGGCAAGAGCAG TCAGTTCCACGTCTTTGAGATCACACGTCAGCTGCCTCGCTTCTCCATGTATGATCTTAATGTTGAGCCTGAGGCCCCCCAACCTACTGGGAAAGTTACCTTCACCATCAACGACAGGCCACAGAGA GTGGTCATGTGGCTGAACCAGAATTTCCTTCTACTAGAGGGCATTGATACCCCAGACGTGACATTCACCTCTCTACGTGGCGGAGGACTACTCACCATCAGCATGCTAAGCACTAGTGGAGAG ATCACACTAAACACAGATGACATAGACCTGGCAGGGGATCTAGTCCAATCACTGGCCTCCTTCCTGGCCATAGAGGACCTACAGGCAGAGGCAGACTTCCCCACATACTTTGGGGAGCTGCGAACGACCCTAACTGAG GTAGATGACTATCACTCTGTCCACCAAAAGCTGACGGCGGCCATAGCAGATCATTCTAATCACATCCGTAACATGCTggtgcaggcagaggacgcacggcTCATGGGTGACAT AAGGAACATGAAGAAGCGCTACATTGAGCTCTATGACCTGAACAGAGACCTGATCAATGAGTACAAGATCCGATCCAACAATCACAATGCTCTCCTCGCTTGCCTTAAGTCTGTCAACCAGGCCATTCAGAGGGCAGGGAGACTGAGAG TGGGAAAGCCAAAGAATCAGGTTATCACAGCCTGCCGAGACGCTATCAAAAACAACAATGTCAACGTCCTGTTCAAGATCATGAAAGCAGGCACAGCCTCTTCCTGA